From the genome of Populus trichocarpa isolate Nisqually-1 chromosome 15, P.trichocarpa_v4.1, whole genome shotgun sequence, one region includes:
- the LOC18105631 gene encoding cytochrome P450 726A27 translates to MEWQLPSFSALSTFLLFMTFLLLKIFKEPKTNHNSGRNPPPGPKALRIIGNLHQLGGGPSLLIRLRELAERYGPIMLLQVGEVPTIIISSPELAQEVMKTHESCFDERPPFFAGNVYFYGNRDLIFAPYGDYWKQLRKIVTMEVLSPIRVRTFRATREEEVASLIRTISSQQGSAINLSQILFSFTYSIISRISVGRNSKNQKEFATIVKDFSTISKELSLAAGGANVVDLYPSQKLLHMFSWRKFRLGREHKKANKILERLIKERKASKRDKEIAENEVEDLLDVLLNLQLTVGLDSPLTDECVKALLLDMFAGGGDTTLTVLEWAMSELMKNPRVREKAQKEVRALFNDVGYIDESNVHELQFLNLTLKETLRLHPPLCVYPRECKVNCKVAGYDLEAKTRVLINAWMIGRDPKYWTEPEKFYPERFLDCSTDYKGANFEFLPFGSGKRICPGMAFGIATVELPLARLLLHFDWKIPNGIKPEDFDMSEIVSASVTRKNDIVLIPVTCYDPPVKG, encoded by the exons ATGGAGTGGCAACTCCCCTCCTTCAGTGCCCTTTCAACCTTCCTACTCTTCATGACCTTTCTTCTACTTAAAATTTTCAAGGAACCGAAAACAAATCACAACTCAGGTAGAAATCCTCCTCCCGGACCAAAGGCATTGCGCATCATTGGAAACCTTCACCAGCTGGGGGGTGGACCTTCACTCCTTATTCGCCTCAGAGAGTTGGCCGAGAGGTATGGACCGATCATGCTGCTCCAGGTTGGTGAAGTGCCCACCATTATTATATCATCACCAGAATTAGCACAAGAAGTGATGAAAACCCATGAGAGCTGTTTTGATGAAAGGCCTCCTTTCTTTGCTGGAAATGTCTACTTTTACGGCAATCGAGACCTTATATTTGCACCATACGGAGATTATTGGAAACAGCTGCGAAAAATTGTCACGATGGAGGTTCTTAGTCCTATACGTGTGCGTACTTTCAGAGCAACAAGGGAAGAAGAGGTAGCGAGTCTTATAAGAACCATTTCTTCCCAGCAAGGATCGGCCATTAACCTCAGTCagatattgttttctttcacaTATAGCATAATTTCAAGGATAAGCGTTGGAAGGAATagcaaaaaccaaaaagaattcGCAACCATCGTCAAAGATTTCTCAACAATTTCCAAAGAATTGTCCCTAGCAGCAGGAGGTGCCAATGTGGTTGATCTGTACCCATCCCAAAAGCTCCTTCACATGTTTAGTTGGAGGAAGTTTAGGCTCGGGAGGGAGcataaaaaagcaaataaaattctTGAAAGGCTGATAAAGGAGCGCAAAGCCAGCAAGAGAGACAAAGAGATTGCTGAAAATGAAGTGGAGGATCTTCTTGATGTTCTCTTAAATCTCCAACTCACTGTAGGCTTGGACTCCCCCTTAACTGATGAATGCGTCAAAGCACTCCTCCTG GATATGTTCGCTGGTGGAGGTGATACAACGTTAACAGTTCTAGAATGGGCAATGTCAGAACTCATGAAAAATCCAAGAGTCAGGGAAAAAGCACAAAAAGAAGTGAGAGCACTTTTCAATGATGTCGGGTACATTGATGAATCAAACGTTCATGAATTACAGTTCTTGAACTTAACGCTCAAGGAAACTCTAAGATTACACCCACCCTTGTGCGTATATCCAAGAGAATGTAAGGTGAACTGCAAGGTTGCTGGATATGACTTAGAAGCTAAAACTAGAGTTCTCATCAATGCCTGGATGATAGGGAGGGATCCCAAGTACTGGACTGAACCTGAGAAATTCTACCCAGAGAGATTCTTAGATTGTTCAACTGATTACAAAGGTGCTAATTTCGAGTTTCTCCCATTTGGTTCTGGAAAAAGGATTTGCCCAGGAATGGCGTTTGGTATTGCTACTGTCGAGTTGCCGCTAGCAAGATTGTTATTACATTTTGACTGGAAAATTCCTAATGGAATCAAGCCTGAAGATTTTGACATGAGCGAGATTGTTAGTGCGTCAGTCACAAGAAAAAACGATATTGTCTTAATTCCAGTTACATGCTATGATCCTCCCGTCAAGGGTTAA
- the LOC18105630 gene encoding plastid division protein CDP1, chloroplastic-like isoform X1 yields the protein MAVSNLNLTPTILSSSSCRCCYCHFNQKSDCSLLCLGFVRKTISVSRVLRKPDFESSNKLIFNATTDTRIVHNVAATTKATSTATVEIPVTCYQLVGVPDKAEKDEIVRSVMQLKNAEVEEGYTMDAVMSRQDLLMDVRDKLLFEPEYAGNVRDKIPPKSSLRIPLAWLPGALCLLQEVGEEKLVLDIGQAALQHPDAKPYVHDVLLSMALAECAIAKIGFERNKVSFGFEALARAQCLLRSKISLGKMALLSQIEESLEELAPACTLELLGTPHSPENAERRRGAIAALRELLRQGLDLETSCRVQDWPCFLSQALNRLMATEIVDLLPWDDLVLIRKNKKSLESQNQRVVIDFNCFYVVLLAHIALGFSSKQTELINKAKTICECLIASESIDLKFEEAFCLFLLGQGNQDQAVEKLQQLQSISNPAAQNLVPGKEIKDVSGVKPSLETWLKDSVLLVFSDTRDCSPSLVNFFGGEKRVIGSKKSRVPAQATPTMSHRPLSDIAMKRMDSGESRRYMNSSQHFRSAVKQLSPTDLQSSLILTENGSGSNSNEPSVQLKREIGAHNRRTWESWLQHADVVRKISFVAVLGCIVFITFKMSGMGLRRIRVASNLMSDRTSIGTSSLAWKTDSFLDRNVHPVYIRGSGITGRMRKLLSMLKMQYGNQLDTKKLQSSRLAASISPSMETVSRKQMPVEEAEALVNHWQAIKAEALGPWYQVHSLSEVLDESMLAQWQDLAEAAKAQSCYWRFVLLQLSILRADIFSDGYGLEIAEIEVLLEEAAELVDESQQKNPNYYSTYKTLYVLKRQDDGSWRFCESDIQTSS from the exons atggcagTGTCGAATTTGAATCTGACGCCGACCATTCTTTCATCTTCTTCGTGTCGTTGCTGTTATTGTCATTTTAACCAGAAAAGTGATTGCTCTCTTCTTTGTTTAGGTTTtgttagaaaaacaatttctgTTTCTAGGGTTTTGAGGAAGCCTGATTTTGAATCTAGCAACAAGTTGATTTTCAATGCCACTACTGATACTCGCATCGTTCACAATGTCGCCGCTACGACGAAGGCCACATCCACCGCCACTGTTGAAATCCCCGTCACTTGTTATCAG CTTGTTGGTGTTCCTGATAAAGCAGAGAAAGATGAGATTGTTAGGTCAgtgatgcaattgaaaaatgCTGAAGTAGAAGAGGGTTATACCATGGATGCTGTTATGTCTCGGCAG GATCTTCTAATGGATGTAAGGGATAAGCTTCTTTTTGAACCAGAATATGCTGGGAATGTGAGGGACAAGATCCCTCCTAAATCCTCTCTACGTATTCCATTGGCTTGGTTGCCTGGTGCTCTTTGCTTACTTCAAGAG GTTGGAGAAGAGAAGTTGGTGCTGGATATTGGCCAAGCAGCGCTCCAGCATCCAGATGCCAAGCCATATGTTCACGATGTGCTTCTATCCATGGCATTGGCCGAG TGTGCAATTGCAAAGATTGGTTTTGAGAGGAACAAAGTGTCATTTGGATTTGAAGCTCTTGCTCGTGCTCAGTGTCTTCTGAGGAGTAAAATCTCACTTGGCAAGATGGCATTACTATCTCAG atagaAGAATCCCTGGAGGAGCTTGCACCTGCTTGCACATTGGAATTATTAGGCACGCCTCACTCTCCTGAAAATGCAGAACGGAGACGAGGAGCAATTGCAGCCTTGCGTGAATTGCTCAGGCAGGGCCTTGATTTGGAAACATCATGCAGAGTCCAAGACTGGCCATGTTTTCTGAGCCAAGCACTTAACAGACTCATGGCTACAGAAATAGTTGATCTTCTTCCTTGGGATGATTTAGTCCTCATTCGCAAGAATAAGAAATCACTTGAGTCACAGAATCAAAGGGTTGTGATcgatttcaattgtttttacgTGGTGCTTTTAGCTCATATTGCTCTTGGTTTTTCTAGCAAGCAAACAGAATTG ATCAACAAAGCAAAAACTATATGTGAGTGTTTGATAGCATCGGAGAGTATTGATCTAAAATTTGAAGAAGCTTTCTGCTTGTTTCTGCTTGGACAG GGCAATCAAGACCAGGCAGTTGAAAAGCTTCAGCAGCTACAATCAATTTCAAATCCTGCTGCACAGAATTTAGTCCCAGGAAAGGAGATAAAAGATGTCTCTGGTGTAAAACCATCATTG GAAACATGGCTGAAGGATTCTGTGCTTCTTGTCTTTTCGGATACTAGAGACTGCTCTCCTTCTTTG GTGAATTTTTTTGGTGGTGAAAAGAGAGTTATTGGAAGCAAGAAAAGTAGAGTACCTGCACAAGCCACTCCTACTATGTCCCATCGACCACTGTCTGATATTGCTATGAAACGAATGGATTCTGGGGAATCACGTCGATATATGAACTCTTCCCAACATTTCAGGTCTGCTGTAAAGCAGTTGTCTCCAACTGATTTGCAAAGCTCATTGATCTTGACCGAGAATGGCAGTGGAAGCAACAGTAATGAGCCATCAGTTCAATTGAAGAGAGAGATTGGTGCTCACAATAGAAGAACTTGGGAAAGTTGGTTACAACATGCAGATGTAGTTAGAAAGATAAGTTTTGTTGCGGTATTGGGGTGCATTGTGtttattacttttaaaatgtCAGGCATGGGTTTAAGAAGGATAAGAGTTGCATCTAATCTGATGTCTGATAGAACTAGTATTGGCACAAGTTCCCTTGCCTGGAAAACAGATTCTTTTCTTGATCGCAATGTTCACCCTGTTTATATTAGAGGAAGCGGTATTACTGGAAGAATGAGAAAGCTGTTGTCCATGCTTAAAATGCAGTATGGAAACCAGCTCGATACTAAAAAATTGCAAAGTTCAAGGCTTGCTGCTAGTATATCACCTTCTATGGAAACTGTATCTAGGAAGCAAATGCCTGTGGAAGAAGCTGAAGCTCTTGTTAATCATTGGCAGGCAATTAAAGCTGAAGCTCTGGGTCCTTGGTACCAAGTTCACAGCCTCTCTGAAGTCCTTGACGAGTCCATGCTTGCCcag tGGCAAGATTTAGCTGAAGCAGCGAAAGCACAGTCTTGTTATTGGAGATTTGTTTTGCTGCAACTGTCCATTCTGCGAGCTGACATTTTCTCAGATGGATATGGCTTGGAGATTGCTGAAATTGAAGTTCTCCTTGAGGAAGCAGCAGAGCTTGTTGATGAATCTCAGCAGAAAAACCCAAACTATTACAG CACCTATAAAACCCTTTATGTTCTAAAAAGGCAAGATGATGGTTCATGGAGGTTCTGCGAAAGTGATATTCAAACATCATCTTGA
- the LOC18105630 gene encoding plastid division protein CDP1, chloroplastic-like isoform X2: MDVRDKLLFEPEYAGNVRDKIPPKSSLRIPLAWLPGALCLLQEVGEEKLVLDIGQAALQHPDAKPYVHDVLLSMALAECAIAKIGFERNKVSFGFEALARAQCLLRSKISLGKMALLSQIEESLEELAPACTLELLGTPHSPENAERRRGAIAALRELLRQGLDLETSCRVQDWPCFLSQALNRLMATEIVDLLPWDDLVLIRKNKKSLESQNQRVVIDFNCFYVVLLAHIALGFSSKQTELINKAKTICECLIASESIDLKFEEAFCLFLLGQGNQDQAVEKLQQLQSISNPAAQNLVPGKEIKDVSGVKPSLETWLKDSVLLVFSDTRDCSPSLVNFFGGEKRVIGSKKSRVPAQATPTMSHRPLSDIAMKRMDSGESRRYMNSSQHFRSAVKQLSPTDLQSSLILTENGSGSNSNEPSVQLKREIGAHNRRTWESWLQHADVVRKISFVAVLGCIVFITFKMSGMGLRRIRVASNLMSDRTSIGTSSLAWKTDSFLDRNVHPVYIRGSGITGRMRKLLSMLKMQYGNQLDTKKLQSSRLAASISPSMETVSRKQMPVEEAEALVNHWQAIKAEALGPWYQVHSLSEVLDESMLAQWQDLAEAAKAQSCYWRFVLLQLSILRADIFSDGYGLEIAEIEVLLEEAAELVDESQQKNPNYYSTYKTLYVLKRQDDGSWRFCESDIQTSS, encoded by the exons ATGGATGTAAGGGATAAGCTTCTTTTTGAACCAGAATATGCTGGGAATGTGAGGGACAAGATCCCTCCTAAATCCTCTCTACGTATTCCATTGGCTTGGTTGCCTGGTGCTCTTTGCTTACTTCAAGAG GTTGGAGAAGAGAAGTTGGTGCTGGATATTGGCCAAGCAGCGCTCCAGCATCCAGATGCCAAGCCATATGTTCACGATGTGCTTCTATCCATGGCATTGGCCGAG TGTGCAATTGCAAAGATTGGTTTTGAGAGGAACAAAGTGTCATTTGGATTTGAAGCTCTTGCTCGTGCTCAGTGTCTTCTGAGGAGTAAAATCTCACTTGGCAAGATGGCATTACTATCTCAG atagaAGAATCCCTGGAGGAGCTTGCACCTGCTTGCACATTGGAATTATTAGGCACGCCTCACTCTCCTGAAAATGCAGAACGGAGACGAGGAGCAATTGCAGCCTTGCGTGAATTGCTCAGGCAGGGCCTTGATTTGGAAACATCATGCAGAGTCCAAGACTGGCCATGTTTTCTGAGCCAAGCACTTAACAGACTCATGGCTACAGAAATAGTTGATCTTCTTCCTTGGGATGATTTAGTCCTCATTCGCAAGAATAAGAAATCACTTGAGTCACAGAATCAAAGGGTTGTGATcgatttcaattgtttttacgTGGTGCTTTTAGCTCATATTGCTCTTGGTTTTTCTAGCAAGCAAACAGAATTG ATCAACAAAGCAAAAACTATATGTGAGTGTTTGATAGCATCGGAGAGTATTGATCTAAAATTTGAAGAAGCTTTCTGCTTGTTTCTGCTTGGACAG GGCAATCAAGACCAGGCAGTTGAAAAGCTTCAGCAGCTACAATCAATTTCAAATCCTGCTGCACAGAATTTAGTCCCAGGAAAGGAGATAAAAGATGTCTCTGGTGTAAAACCATCATTG GAAACATGGCTGAAGGATTCTGTGCTTCTTGTCTTTTCGGATACTAGAGACTGCTCTCCTTCTTTG GTGAATTTTTTTGGTGGTGAAAAGAGAGTTATTGGAAGCAAGAAAAGTAGAGTACCTGCACAAGCCACTCCTACTATGTCCCATCGACCACTGTCTGATATTGCTATGAAACGAATGGATTCTGGGGAATCACGTCGATATATGAACTCTTCCCAACATTTCAGGTCTGCTGTAAAGCAGTTGTCTCCAACTGATTTGCAAAGCTCATTGATCTTGACCGAGAATGGCAGTGGAAGCAACAGTAATGAGCCATCAGTTCAATTGAAGAGAGAGATTGGTGCTCACAATAGAAGAACTTGGGAAAGTTGGTTACAACATGCAGATGTAGTTAGAAAGATAAGTTTTGTTGCGGTATTGGGGTGCATTGTGtttattacttttaaaatgtCAGGCATGGGTTTAAGAAGGATAAGAGTTGCATCTAATCTGATGTCTGATAGAACTAGTATTGGCACAAGTTCCCTTGCCTGGAAAACAGATTCTTTTCTTGATCGCAATGTTCACCCTGTTTATATTAGAGGAAGCGGTATTACTGGAAGAATGAGAAAGCTGTTGTCCATGCTTAAAATGCAGTATGGAAACCAGCTCGATACTAAAAAATTGCAAAGTTCAAGGCTTGCTGCTAGTATATCACCTTCTATGGAAACTGTATCTAGGAAGCAAATGCCTGTGGAAGAAGCTGAAGCTCTTGTTAATCATTGGCAGGCAATTAAAGCTGAAGCTCTGGGTCCTTGGTACCAAGTTCACAGCCTCTCTGAAGTCCTTGACGAGTCCATGCTTGCCcag tGGCAAGATTTAGCTGAAGCAGCGAAAGCACAGTCTTGTTATTGGAGATTTGTTTTGCTGCAACTGTCCATTCTGCGAGCTGACATTTTCTCAGATGGATATGGCTTGGAGATTGCTGAAATTGAAGTTCTCCTTGAGGAAGCAGCAGAGCTTGTTGATGAATCTCAGCAGAAAAACCCAAACTATTACAG CACCTATAAAACCCTTTATGTTCTAAAAAGGCAAGATGATGGTTCATGGAGGTTCTGCGAAAGTGATATTCAAACATCATCTTGA